Below is a genomic region from Deltaproteobacteria bacterium.
AGACGGATCGCGAAATCCGCGCGCGGATCGGTTTTCCCGTCGCGACGACCGCGATGTACGAGGAACAGGACACGCAGAGTTTCGGCGGCGAAACGCTGATCGACGAATTCACCACGCGCGTGGGCGGGAAAGCGGCGAAGACCGATTTGGTAAAGACACGGATCGAGGGCATCGAGGCCGACGCGGTCTACGCCTTCGACGCGGCGTTCGCGCCCGGCGGCGAAACCGTCATCGAGCATCGCTACCGTCTCAAGGTTTCGGTCGGCGTGCCCGATCGCCACTGGATTCCCTACGTCTTTCGCACGGGCGCGAAATGGGCCGGGCGGATCGAGTCGTCGGAGTTCATCTACGAGTTCGGCCCGCGCGTCCCCACGCACCTCGAATTCGTTTACGGCGACACGGTGCTGGTTGGCGGCGGCATCCGGCCGACCGGCAAGCGCGAGAAGCGCGCGGGCTTCGATGTCGAGGCACACTTCACCGGCGGGCCGCGCCACGTGCTGCGTGTCGTGATGCGCGACCTCGAGCCGAAAAAAGATCTGGAACTTCGATACCGGGCCGGGTTGTCCTACGAAGCGCCGGAGTTTCCCGCGAAGGGCGGCGACGAGCGGGCGAGTGATTGCGGCGAGGCTCTGAATCAGTTTCGGGAGACGTGGGTCGTCACGCCGGAACTCACGGCGTGCTTCGAGCCCAACCTGCTGCGCAATTACGTCTACGCGTCGCGCGGCTTCGCGTTCACCAAGGCGGACTGGGATCGAATGTTCTACGCAAAGGGCTACTTTCTGCCGTCGACCGCGCCCTTCTCCGAGTCTTGGATGACGGCGGCGCAGAAGGCCGCGATCGAGAAGCTGAAGGGTGCGGGGGAGTGAGGCGCATGCGCGTCGAGAGCATGACCGCGAATCCGCGAGAGGTATTCGCTGGCAGATCGCCTCTCGCAGATCGAGCGCGCATGGTCTGCGCCGCGGCGGTTATCATCGTGTGGTCTGTCTTCGGACCACCGGCAATCTGCGTGGCTTCGTCGTCCTATGAAGCGACAT
It encodes:
- a CDS encoding YARHG domain-containing protein; its protein translation is MKHAVALVLLLAFAAAGPGAALANDASIGGSGANVYPIDNADVQLVRETIRFVETDSGVMLVTTALTFRNKTDREIRARIGFPVATTAMYEEQDTQSFGGETLIDEFTTRVGGKAAKTDLVKTRIEGIEADAVYAFDAAFAPGGETVIEHRYRLKVSVGVPDRHWIPYVFRTGAKWAGRIESSEFIYEFGPRVPTHLEFVYGDTVLVGGGIRPTGKREKRAGFDVEAHFTGGPRHVLRVVMRDLEPKKDLELRYRAGLSYEAPEFPAKGGDERASDCGEALNQFRETWVVTPELTACFEPNLLRNYVYASRGFAFTKADWDRMFYAKGYFLPSTAPFSESWMTAAQKAAIEKLKGAGE